cattaaaggtgttttcaaaagtccgacctattctgagggcgttacaaagtggtatcagagcaaccctgcaatcgtggctgatagtgttcagtgcacctagcgggggaaaagatcctgaagctacggtccaacgaggatgttgtattcttaagttggggtgagtgtaataccctaaatttagcttgaaaaaggattgataaactactcatatcaacaagatgcatcttcttttctagggagcccatttgctaaaaactccacagttaagcgtgcttggtggagagcaatcttatgatgggtgacctcctgggaagttgtctcgggtgcgcacgagtgaggccaaagtgcgctggaaagacttgtgttggtttgtggggctagtctacagtctctaaGAGTAGTTACTAGCAGTCcggaggggccggggtgttacaaatggtattagAGCCAGCTTTGTTTTGGTCAAATCTTAAGGTCGTTTAGGAGCTAAAGGTCGTTTTGGTCAaatcttaaattaaaaatcgGCTAAATGATacaagtaaaattattttaaataatttaagttaaaaaaaattaattaatcaaaataaaataaaataaattatgagagtggggacgaatgggtttattgttttgaagtacttttaagtacttagtagtagtgggttatctttttaattatattttcgttgTCTTTCGTTTTTATTAGATGCCTTGATTCCGTTGCACTGCTAGGAAAAGTGTTAGAAATTTTCGTGATGCGCCGTACCACCTTTCTATGAAAGCAGGAGAACCCATTTCCTCATATATCCATCGTCTCCGTGTAAGCATGGAGAACTGCCACCTAAATAAGTATCATGGCAACTCTGATTATAACACACCACCTAAGCAAGCAGATGTCCTTATTCGAACCTTGAGTGATGTAGGCCCTTATGCCGAACTTAAGAAAAAATACAACGACATAATTAAAAACGGGAGACCCAATTGGGAAAGGTATGCGGATGAAAATGAGAAATGGTTCCTTACTCTAGAATATTTAGAAAAGAGGATGATCGATGCTAAGGCGAAATGGATTTATAATTTATCTGGGAGATCCTATGACTACGAGGATGAGAGTGACGGGGAAGATGATAACACCGATACCATACCTATACTTATTCaatctgaagatgaagaaaactATGAACCTAAGGAAGACTATGTAGAAGATCATGAGGAGGAACCCGAGGAGGATTTTGAGGAAGAGCCAGTTCGAAAGTGACTTTGATGATTACTAGTTAACTAGAAAAATAGAATAGGATGGAATTTGTTAGCTTTAGATTATTTCGCTAGTTGCCTTTTTTTTTGAACGATGTTGATTTTATTCAttgtcattggattattatttaaaattttatattaatgaatattttcatGAGTCTTTTTATGTTGTGTGTGCAAATTGTTTCCTTGTCCTTTCTTTCAATGTGGAATATTGAGAATAAGTGTATATGAACATGATGGAAACGTGAGTAGTAAATGCTTAGTTTCTTATATAGGAAGCCTATTCAATACCCGAACGTTTACACTCGATCTCGCAGGCGCCAACAAGCAAATAACATGGCCGAAACACCTGAACAATTAGTAGCTAGAGTGAGGGTACTTGAGCAGTTGTCTCAAAACATAGGACTATTAGTGCAAAACCAAGCTAAcaatatgaacaatggacaTGATGACCCCCAAGCTGTCATGGCTAAGAAGATTGCCACTTTAAAACCCCCTACCTTTGTTGGAAAAGAGGACCCTATGCTATTAGAGAATTGATTACATGACATGGAGAAAATCATTACTGCAAATGGAACACCTGAGACCATAAAGGTTAATCAAGCTATATTTTACCTACGTGAGGATGCTGACATATGGTGGGAAACTGAGGGACAAACCATTAGTAACCAACCAAACTTTGACTGGGATTCTTTTAAGGTTGCTATTAGAGGTCGATTCTTCCCTGAACATATTAGGAGACAAAAATGCAATGAATTCAATAGGTTGAACCAAGGGAAGTTTATGAGTGTCAAGGAATATGCCCAAAAGTTTAATGAGTATGCTAAGTTTTGCCCTAACATGGTCCCTGATGAAGTTTCTAAGGCACaaaaatttgaggatggttTAGCTTTCAGGATACAAACTAGCTTAGGAGGAAGTACCTCATCTACCCTTGCAGAGGCTTATTCTAAGGCTTGTAACATGGAGAGGATCTTACAAAGAGAAGAAGATGTGTTGGGAAGGAACAAGAGGAAAGACCAAAGCAATGCTGATAGTCAAAGTAATGATAAAAGACCTCGTTTTGGTAACAATGGGGGTAATGGTAGGAACAATCACCACGGAGGAGGACATAACGATAGGAATTACCGAAACCCTAGGCAGAATGAAAACCAGCAAAGGAATGGCAACCAGAGGGCTTGGGTTTGCAAGAAATGTGAGAAGAGTCATTCGGGCTATACGTGTCAAGGCGAACCAATTAAATGTTATGCTTGTGGCGAAGCTGGGCATAAGGCTAATTATTGTCCCAAGAGGCAAGAAGGAAACCAACCAGGGTAGAATGGACACAACAAGGGCTATAACAACAATGGAGGAGGATCTAGCAACCATAACTTCAACAACAACCGCTCGAACAATACTCAAGCAGGAAATGGTTCAGCAAATGACAAGTACAACGCCAACAACAATCAGAACAACAATGGAGACAATGGACATGGAGGACGCACTTTCAATGGGAGACTCCACGTTATGAGCAAGAGTGAAGTTGAGTCCGACGGCAACATTGTCACGGGTACTTTCCTTGTAAACTCTAAACCTGCTTTTGTACTCTTTGATTCTGGAGCTTCACATTCCTTTTTATCTAAATCTTTTATCGAAAAACATTCCCTTAAACCTTCTTCCTCATGTCAAGCTAAGGTAACCACACCCTCAGGTGAAACCTTTCTCAGTAAGAACCTTTACTTAGGTATGCCTATTGTCATCTCTGAAACCGAACTACTCGTGGACCTTATCGAGTTTAATTTAAAAGACTTCGATTTGGTTTTGGGAATGGATTGGTTAAGGAAGTATCAGGCAAAAATCAATTGTGCTAAATAGAGAATTACCTTTAGGGGCCCTAAGGGAAATAAACTAACCTACCAAGAAACTACTTCCGAGCCACCAAAGACCAAGCTTATCTCCGCCTTAAATCTCCAGACCCATCTTAGGAAAGGCTACCCCGTATATTTGTGCCATGTAAAGGACACGAGCATGAAAGAGGACGAGTTAGGAGAGATACCTGTAGTTAAGGAGTTTGTTGATGTATTCTCAGATGAGATTCCAGAGATGCCACCTGTGAGAGAGTTAGACTTCAAGATTGACTTAGTTCCGGGAACATGACCCATTTCAAAGGCACCTTATAGGATGGCACCTGCCGAGTTGCAAGAGTTGAAGGTACAACTTGAGGACTTGTTGGATAAAGGATATataagaccaagtgtatcaggttatcatcaattacgaATTGCAGAAGAGGATATAGCCAAAACAGCTTTTCGAACGAGGTATGGCCACTATGAGTtcacagtcatgccctttggactcACTAATGCGCATGCTGTCTTTATGGATCTTATGAATAGGACTTTTcagccttatttggataagtttgtagttgtttttattgatgatattttagtatACTCTATGAATCGAGAAGAGCATGAAGCTCATTTGAGTaaagttttagagattttaagagagaataagttgtatgccaagttttcaaaatgtgaattctaGTTAGAAAAGGTAGCATTTTTggggcatgtaattacaaaAGATGGAGTGATGGTGGATCCCTCAAAGGTTCAAGCAGTAATGAactggcctacacccactaatgtgacagaagtgagaagtttcttaggcctagccggatactataggagatttgtgaaaaatttctcgagaatcgctcaacctattactaatttgatgaagaagaccactaagtttcaatgggatgagaagtgtgaagcggcattccaagagttgaaatcaaggctTACCTCTGCACCTGTGCTGACCTTACCGAATGAAAGTGGAGAATATAAGGTTTATACAGACGCATCTAAGAACggactaggttgtgtgttgatgcaagatgggaaagtagtagcatatgcttcacgacaacttatgccgcatgagaagaattaccccacacatgacttagaattgggagctgtagtctttgcattgaaaatttggagacattatttatttggagtaaagtgcaagatttatactgatcacaagagtttgagatTCTAGTacactcaaaaggagttgaatatgagacaaagacgatggttagaactcattaaggattatgatctggatttgaagtatt
This Amaranthus tricolor cultivar Red isolate AtriRed21 chromosome 13, ASM2621246v1, whole genome shotgun sequence DNA region includes the following protein-coding sequences:
- the LOC130798888 gene encoding uncharacterized protein LOC130798888 — encoded protein: MSKSEVESDGNIVTGTFLVNSKPAFVLFDSGASHSFLSKSFIEKHSLKPSSSCQAKVTTPSGETFLSKNLYLGMPIVISETELLVDLIEFNLKDFDLVLGMDWLRKYQDTSMKEDELGEIPVVKEFVDVFSDEIPEMPPVRELDFKIDLVPGT